One segment of Coffea arabica cultivar ET-39 chromosome 7c, Coffea Arabica ET-39 HiFi, whole genome shotgun sequence DNA contains the following:
- the LOC113698664 gene encoding oleosin H1-like — MADRDRSPPQQLQVHHQHLGYGEGGVKTLFPQTGPSAIQVLAVVTLLPVGGTLFGLAGLTLVGTLIGLALTTPLFVICSPVLVPAVVLFGLAVTGFLSSGAFGLMGLSSLSWVLNCFRQKATEQMDDARRRMQEAAGQLGQKTKEVGERIQTKAQEPTGRDQGGREAGKYVEKFQ; from the coding sequence ATGGCTGATCGAGACCGTTCACCGCCACAACAGCTTCAAGTACACCATCAGCACCTGGGATATGGGGAAGGCGGTGTCAAGACCCTCTTTCCTCAGACGGGCCCGTCGGCAATTCAAGTCCTGGCAGTTGTCACTCTCCTCCCTGTTGGTGGCACCCTCTTTGGTCTCGCTGGTCTCACATTAGTTGGGACCTTGATCGGCCTTGCCCTCACCACCCCACTCTTTGTGATCTGCAGCCCGGTTCTGGTGCCTGCTGTTGTCCTCTTCGGCCTGGCCGTCACTGGCTTCCTCTCGTCTGGAGCCTTCGGTCTCATGGGGCTCTCATCTCTTTCTTGGGTTTTGAATTGCTTCAGGCAGAAGGCTACGGAGCAGATGGACGATGCCAGGAGGCGCATGCAGGAGGCGGCAGGGCAACTGGGCCAGAAGACTAAGGAAGTAGGGGAGAGGATCCAGACAAAAGCCCAGGAACCTACTGGAAGAGATCAAGGTGGAAGGGAAGCTGGAAAATACGTGGAGAAATTCCAATAA